Proteins co-encoded in one Diprion similis isolate iyDipSimi1 chromosome 13, iyDipSimi1.1, whole genome shotgun sequence genomic window:
- the LOC124414283 gene encoding NPC intracellular cholesterol transporter 2 homolog a-like has product MASTTFALVLFTLCLATGIQGESTPYTSCSTVADPIDFRMDGCTETPCALYRGETASAEWDWEVTADTTTLTPRVKAIVLGLSISYDIGQEDACETLTNGECPLDKGEEITYSLSMPVLAAYPKLSLTVEFALLDDDGNAQVCFRVPVKVQDRS; this is encoded by the exons ATGGCATCGACAACTTTtg CTCTCGTTCTCTTCACCCTCTGCCTGGCTACCGGTATTCAGGGTGAGTCAACCCCCTACACATCCTGCTCAACGGTTGCAGACCCGATCGACTTCCGGATGGACGGATGTACCGAAACACCCTGCGCCCTTTACCGAGGAGAAACAGCTTCTGCCGAATGGGATTGGGAAGTCA CCGCCGACACGACCACCCTTACACCCCGTGTGAAGGCGATAGTCCTTGGACTGAGCATCAGCTACGACATCGGGCAAGAAGACGCCTGCGAGACCCTGACCAACGGCGAATGCCCATTGGACAAGGGAGAGGAGATCACCTACAGCTTATCGATGCCCGTCCTGGCAGCCTACCCGAAACTCAGTTTGACCGTCGAATTCGCCCTCTTGGACGACGACGGCAACGCCCAGGTCTGCTTCAGGGTCCCCGTGAAGGTCCAGGATAGATCCTAG